The DNA segment CGGTGGCGGCCACCACCCGGTCCGCGCCCAGCGCGCGCACCGCGGCGGCGAGCACGACGCCGGAGTCCACCCCGCCGGAGAACGCGACCAGCACCCCCGGCACGGCGGACAGCTCGGCGTCCAGCACGGCGAGGCGATCGTCGAGGCTCACGGGGCCGAGGGTGCCACCCGGCTCAGCGCGGCGGGAAGCCGACCGCGACCCGGGCGACCTGACCGGCGTCCTCGACCAGGGCGACCAGCCGGCCGTCGGGGGCGAGCGCGGCGTGCAGCCCCGCGGCACCGGTGGCCGGCACCCGCTGGCCGTGGCCGACGGCGACCGCCTCCTCGGCGCTGAGCTCCCGCGCCGGGAAGACGGCGCGGGCGGCGTCGGCCAGCGCGAGCACCCCGGGACCCGGGCCGGGCCCGGCCAGGGCCGCGGCGGCGTCCTCCACCGGCCGGGCCCGGTCGATCGAGAAGGGGCCCGAGGAGGTCCGGCGCAGCGCGGTCAGGTGCCCTCCGACGCCGAGTGCGGCCCCGACGTCCCGGGCGATCGCGCGGATGTAGGTGCCGGTGCTGCAGGCGACCGTGACGTCGACGTCGAGCAGCTCCGGGGTCGGCCGCCCGACGCGGTGGACGTCGATCCGGTGCACGGTGACCGAGCGGGCCGCCAGCTCGAACTCCTCGCCGGCGCGGACCCGGTCGTAGGAGCGCCGGCCGCCGACCTTGACCGCGCTGACCGAGGAGGGCACCTGCTGCAGCGCGCCGACCTGGGCGGCCAGCGCGGCGCGGACGTCGTCCTCGCCGACCCCCGCGGCGGACGTCGTCGCGGTGACCTCGCCCTCGGCGTCGTCGGTGACCGTCGACTGCCCGAGCCGCACCGTGGCGTCGTAGGTCTTGTCGGAGCCGGAGAGGTGCCCGAGCAGTCGGGTGGCCGCCCCGACACCGAGGACGAGCAGCCCGGTGGCCATCGGGTCGAGGGTGCCGGCGTGCCCGACCTTGCGCACCGACAGCACCCGGCGGGCGACGGCGACCACGTCGTGCGAGGTCATGCCGGCCGGCTTGTCGACGAGCAGCAGGGACGGCGGGACGTCGGCGTCGGGGCGCTTGGGGCTCACGGGCTCACCGTCTCACCCAGCCAGGCGCTCCCCCGCACCCGGCGGCCGACCGCCACCAGCCGCAGGACGATGAACAGGGTGAGCCCGGTCCAGACCCCGGGGAGCCCCCAGTCCAGCCAGCCCGACAGCAGCGAGAGCGGCAGGAAGCCGAGCAGGGCCGAGGCGAGGGTCACGGTGCGCAGGTAGGCGGCGTCCCCGGCGCCCATCAGCACGCCGTCCAGGGCGAACACCACCCCGGCGAGCGGCTGCATCAGCGCGAGGAACCACCAGACGACGTCGGCCTGGGCGAGCACGGCGGGGTCGTCGGTGAACAGCGGCGGCACCACCGGCCGCAGCGCCAGCAGCAGGACGGCGACCAGCACGCCGGTGCCCAGCCCCCAGCGGACCACCCGGGCGGCGGTGTGCCGGGCGTCGGCGGGCCGGCCGGCGCCCAGGGCCGTGCCCACGAGGGTCTGGGCGGCGATCGCGTAGGCGTCCAGCACCAGGGCGAGGAAGAGCCACAGCTGGAGCGCCACCTGGTGCGCGCCGAGCTCGGCGGTGCTGGACCGGGCGACGACCGCGGCGGCGGCGGCGAACGCCAGCTGCAGCACGGCGGCGCGCACCAGCAGGTCGCGGCCGAGCACGAGCTGCGCCCGGAGCGCAGCCGGCCGGGGGCGCCAGGAGACCCCGAAGCCGGCCAGCTCCCGGGCCAGCGCCCGGGCGAACAGCGCCGCCGCGACCGCCTGACCGGCCAGGTTGGCCAGCGCGGAGCCGACCAGACCCAGGCCGGCCGGGTGCACCAGCAGCGGGCAGAGCACGAGCCCCACCCCGCTGCCGGCGAGCACGTAGCCCATCGGCCGGCGCAGCTCGGCCACCCCGCGCAGCCAGCCGTTGCCGGCCAGCGCCACCAGCAGCAGCGGCAGCCCCGGGCTGGCGACCCGCAGCCACTCCTCCCCCGCGTCGGCGACCGGGCCTGCACCCCCGGCGAGCAACCGGGTCAGCGGGCCGGCGAGCAGCTGGAACAGCAGGGCCAGAGCGACGCCGAGGGCCAGGGCCAGCCAGGTCGCCTGCACGCCCTCCGCGACGGCCCCGGCCCGGTCGCCGGCACCGGTGCGGCGCGCGGCCCGGGCGGTGGTGCCGTAGGCGAGGAAGTTGAGCAGCGCCGCGACGTAGGCCAGCAGCCCACCACCGACGGCCAGACCGGCCAGGCTGACGCCGTCCAGGTGGCCCACCACGGCGGTGTCGACCAGCAGGTAGAGCGGCTCGGCGGCCAGCACGACCAGCGCAGGAGCCGCCAGCGCCGGGATGGACGGCCCCGGGCCGCCCGGCCGTCGCGAGGACGGCGGGGTCACGAGGGGCGTGCGGCCCGCAGCTGGGCGCGGAGCTGCTCGAGCGTCCCCTCGAGGTCCAGCGGCGAGCTGTAGCCGGCCGCGGCACGGTGGCCGCCGCCGCCCAGCGCCATGGCCACCCGGGTCAGGTCGGTGGCGCCGCGGGAACGCAGCGACACGACCCACGAGCCGTCGTCCTGGCCCTTGACCACGCAGGCCACGTCGGCCTCGGCGGTGGCCCGGACGACGTCCACGAGCGCCTCGAGCTGGTCCGGGGCCAGGCCGTGCGCCCGCGCCTCGGCCGCCGTCGACCAGGTCCAGACGAGCCCGGCACCGACCTCGGGCTCGAGGGCCGCGCGGCCGGTCACTGCCGACAGCAGGCCCAGCCAGCCGAACGGCGCGGTGTCGAACAGCCGGCGGCTGATGGCGGCGTGGTCGATCCCGGTGCGCAGCAGCCGGGCGGCCAGCTCGTGGGTGCCCGGCGAGGTGTTGCCGAACCGGAAGGACCCGGTGTCGGCGGTCAGCCCGGCGTACAGGCAGGTGGCCAGGCGCTCGTCCAGCGCGACGTCGAGGCCCTCGAGCAGCGCGGCGACCAGCACCACGGTCGCCGCGGCGGCCGGGTCGACCAGCCGCACCTCGCCGAAGCCGGGGTTGCTGGCGTGGTGGTCGACGACCACCGACCGCCCGGCGGTGTCCAGCAGCGCGGCCAGGCCGCCCAGCCGACCGGGGGACGCCGCGTCGAGGCTGACGAAGACGTCGACCTCAGCCGGCACCCGGGCCGGGGGCACCAGCTCGTCGGCGCCGGGCAGCCAGCCGAGCGAGTCGGGCAGGACGAACGGCTCGGGGAACGTCGTCACCACCCGGGCGCCCCGACGGCGCAGGCCCTCCGCCAGCGCCAGGGTGCTGCCCAGGGCGTCGGCGTCGGGCTGCACGTGCCCGGACAGGACGACGGTCGCGCCGCGGTCCGCCGCCCGGGCGAGCACCTCGACCGCGGCTGCGGTGCCGGTGGGGACGGTGGCGGGTGCGCTCACGAGGTGCCGTCGGGCCCGGGGTCGGCGACCGGCGCGGCGTCCGACTCCTCGGCGACCGTGCCACCGCCGACCGGGTAGCTGGACCCGTCGTCGGGCTCGTCGGCGGCGATGCTCTCGGTGGTGCCGATGTCGCCGCGCTTGCCCCCGGCGGTCGGGTCGCCGTCCGCGGGCTCCGCACGCCCGCCGAGGGTCGTGCCCCCGGGAGCGCCGGCCGGGTCGAACGGGTCCGGGTCGACGGCCTCGGTCACGACGCGCTCCGCTGGGCGGCGGAGGGCCGGCCGTCGGAGAAGTCGTCGGTGCGCCCGGCGTCCGGGTCCGCGGCGAGCTCGTCGTCGTCCAGGTCGTCGTCCTCGTCGTCCTCGGCGACCGCCGGCTTGCGGTAGGGGTCGGCGTCGCCGGCGTACTGCGCGCCCTCGCGGGCCCGGGCGAGCTCGGCGTCGGCGTGCCGGACGCGCTCCAGCGCCTCCTCGAGCTCCCGGGCGGTGTCCGGGACGATGTCGGCGACGAAGGTCAGCGAGGGCACGAACTTGATGCCGGTCTGCTTGCCCACCGTGGAGCGCAGCACGCCGGTGGCGCTGGCCAGCGCCCGGGCGGAGTCCTCCACCTGGGTGGCGTCGCCGTAGACGGTGTAGAAGACCGTCGCCTCGCGCAGGTCGCTGGTGACGCGGGCGTCGGTGATGGTGACCATCCCGAGGCGGGGGTCCTTGATCTGCATCTCGATCGTCGCGCTCACGATCTGGCGGATGCGCACCGCCAGTCGCCGCGCCCGGGCCGGGTCAGCCATCGGTCCTCCTCGGAACGGGGTGGCCCCCTCGCAGGGCCCCGACCCGCGCGGAGCGTGGGGTGGGGGGCGAGGGGGTCCTTCGATTAGTCGGTGTCGCTGAAGAGCTGACGGTGCGTGGACAGCAGCGTCACCTCCGGGCGTTCGGCCAGCAACCGCTCGCAGGCGTCCAGGACGTCGGTCACCTGGCCGGCCTGGCCCGCCACGGCGGCGACCCCGACCTGCGCACGGCGGTGCAGGTCGGGGTCGCCCACCTCGGCGGCGGCCACGGTGAAGCGGCGCCGCAGCTCGGCCACGATGGGCTTGACCACGGCGCGCTTCTCCTTGAGCGAGTGCACGTCGCCCAGCAGCAGGTCAGCAGTCAGTGTCCCGGTGAATATGAGGACCCTCCTGCCCCCCGCCACTCGCAGGCTCGCGGCGGGCCCCTGCAGGAAGGCCGAGAGGCTCTCCTGCAGGGACCGTGTCACTCACCCTCAGGCGCGCGGCTTCTCACGCAGCTCGAAGGTCTGGATCACGTCATCGATCTTGATGTCGTTGAACGACCCCAGACCGATACCACACTCGTAGCCCTCCCGGACCTCGGTCGCGTCGTCCTTGAAGCGACGCAGCGACTCGACGGTCAGGTTGTCCGCGACCACGGCGCCGTCACGGACCAGGCGGGCCTTGGAGTTGCGGACGATCGTGCCGCTGCGCACCAGCGAACCGGCGACGTTGCCGATCTTCGGGACGCGGAAGACCTCGCGGACCTCCGCGGTGCCCAGCTGCACCTCTTCGAACTCGGGCTTGAGCATGCCCTTGAGCGCGGACTCGATCTCCTCGATGGCCTGGTAGATGACCGTGTAGTACCGGACGTCCACCCCCTCGCGGGCAGCCAGCTCGGTCGCCTGGCCCTCGGCCCGGACGTTGAAGCCCAGGACGATGACGTCGTCGGCCAACGCCAGGTCGATGTCGCTCTTGGTGATCCCACCGACGCCGCGGTGGATGACCCGCAGCGAGATGTCGTCGCTCACCTCGATCTTCATCAGCGCCTCTTCGAGCGCCTCGACGGTGCCCGAGTTGTCGCCCTTGATGATCAGGTTGAGCTGACGGGTCTCCTTGAGCGCCGCGTCGAGGTCCTCCAGGCTGATCCGCTTCCGCATCGACGCGTTCTGCGCGTTGCGGATCCGGGCCTGGCGGCGGTCGGCGATCTGCCGGGCGATCCGGTCCTCCTCGACGACGAGGAAGGTGTCACCGGCGCGCGGCACGGAGGTCAGGCCGACGACCTGGACCGGACGGGCCGGCAGGGCCTCCTTGAGCTTGTTGCCGTGCTCGTCGAGCAGCGACCGGACGCGACCGTAGGCGTCGCCGGCCACGATCGAGTCGCCCTGGCGCAGCGTGCCGCGCTGGACCAGCACCGTGGCGACGGGGCCCCGGCCCTTGTCCAGCTTGCCCTCGATGACGACACCCTGGGGGTCCTGGCCGATGTTGGCGCGCAGGTCCAGCGAGGCGTCGGCGGTGAGCAGGATCGCCGAGAGCAGGTCGTCGAGGCCCTGACGGGTGGTCGCGGAGACGTCGACGAACATCGTGTCGCCGCCGTACTCCTCGGCCACCAGCCCGTACTCGGTGAGCTGCTGACGGATCTTGGCGGGGTTGGCCCCCTCCTTGTCGATCTTGTTCACCGCGACCACGATCGGCACCTCGGCGGCCTGGGCGTGGTTGAGCGCCTCGACCGTCTGCGGCATGACGCCGTCGTCGGCGGCCACGACCAGGACGACGATGTCGGTGACCTTCGCGCCACGGGCACGCATCGCGGTGAACGACTCGTGACCCGGGGTGTCGATGAAGGTGACCGGGCGCTCGTTGCCCTCCAGCTCGGTGACGATCTGGTAGGCGCCGATGTGCTGGGTGATGCCACCGGCCTCCTTGGCCGCCACGTTGGCGTGCCGCAGGGCGTCCAGGAGCTTGGTCTTCCCGTGGTCGACGTGACCCATGACGGTGACGACCGGCGGACGGATGTCCCAGTCCTCCTCGGCCCCGCCCTCCTCGTCACCGAAGGTGAGGTCGAAGGTCTCGAGGAGCTCGCGGTCCTCGTCCTCGGGGCTGACGACCTGGATGACCCAGCCGATCTCGGCACCGAGCAGCTGCAGCGTCTCGTCGTTGACCGACTGCGTCGCGGTGATCATCTCGCCCAGGTGGAACAGGGCGGTGACCAGCGCGGCCGGCTCGGCGTTGATCCGCTCGGCGAGGTCGGTCAGCGAGGCACCGCGGGGCAGCCGGACGGTCTGCCCGTTGCCGCGGGGCAGGCTGACGCCGCCCATCGACGGCGCCGCCATGGAGTCGAACTCCTGACGCCGCTGCTTCTTGCTCTTGCGCCCGCGGACCGGACCGCGACCACCCGGACGCCCGAAGGCACCCGCGGTGCCGGCACCCGAGCCACCGCGGCCACGGCCACGACCGCCACCGCCGCCACCGGGCCGGAAACCACCGGCCGGGGCACCGCCGCCGCCACCGGGACCACCGGGACCGCCGCCACCGGGACGGAAGCCACCGCCGCCGCCACCGCCGGGACCACCCGGACGGC comes from the Modestobacter italicus genome and includes:
- the truB gene encoding tRNA pseudouridine(55) synthase TruB, translated to MSPKRPDADVPPSLLLVDKPAGMTSHDVVAVARRVLSVRKVGHAGTLDPMATGLLVLGVGAATRLLGHLSGSDKTYDATVRLGQSTVTDDAEGEVTATTSAAGVGEDDVRAALAAQVGALQQVPSSVSAVKVGGRRSYDRVRAGEEFELAARSVTVHRIDVHRVGRPTPELLDVDVTVACSTGTYIRAIARDVGAALGVGGHLTALRRTSSGPFSIDRARPVEDAAAALAGPGPGPGVLALADAARAVFPARELSAEEAVAVGHGQRVPATGAAGLHAALAPDGRLVALVEDAGQVARVAVGFPPR
- a CDS encoding MATE family efflux transporter gives rise to the protein MTPPSSRRPGGPGPSIPALAAPALVVLAAEPLYLLVDTAVVGHLDGVSLAGLAVGGGLLAYVAALLNFLAYGTTARAARRTGAGDRAGAVAEGVQATWLALALGVALALLFQLLAGPLTRLLAGGAGPVADAGEEWLRVASPGLPLLLVALAGNGWLRGVAELRRPMGYVLAGSGVGLVLCPLLVHPAGLGLVGSALANLAGQAVAAALFARALARELAGFGVSWRPRPAALRAQLVLGRDLLVRAAVLQLAFAAAAAVVARSSTAELGAHQVALQLWLFLALVLDAYAIAAQTLVGTALGAGRPADARHTAARVVRWGLGTGVLVAVLLLALRPVVPPLFTDDPAVLAQADVVWWFLALMQPLAGVVFALDGVLMGAGDAAYLRTVTLASALLGFLPLSLLSGWLDWGLPGVWTGLTLFIVLRLVAVGRRVRGSAWLGETVSP
- a CDS encoding DHH family phosphoesterase, which gives rise to MSAPATVPTGTAAAVEVLARAADRGATVVLSGHVQPDADALGSTLALAEGLRRRGARVVTTFPEPFVLPDSLGWLPGADELVPPARVPAEVDVFVSLDAASPGRLGGLAALLDTAGRSVVVDHHASNPGFGEVRLVDPAAAATVVLVAALLEGLDVALDERLATCLYAGLTADTGSFRFGNTSPGTHELAARLLRTGIDHAAISRRLFDTAPFGWLGLLSAVTGRAALEPEVGAGLVWTWSTAAEARAHGLAPDQLEALVDVVRATAEADVACVVKGQDDGSWVVSLRSRGATDLTRVAMALGGGGHRAAAGYSSPLDLEGTLEQLRAQLRAARPS
- the rbfA gene encoding 30S ribosome-binding factor RbfA; the protein is MADPARARRLAVRIRQIVSATIEMQIKDPRLGMVTITDARVTSDLREATVFYTVYGDATQVEDSARALASATGVLRSTVGKQTGIKFVPSLTFVADIVPDTARELEEALERVRHADAELARAREGAQYAGDADPYRKPAVAEDDEDDDLDDDELAADPDAGRTDDFSDGRPSAAQRSAS
- a CDS encoding DUF503 domain-containing protein, with product MTRSLQESLSAFLQGPAASLRVAGGRRVLIFTGTLTADLLLGDVHSLKEKRAVVKPIVAELRRRFTVAAAEVGDPDLHRRAQVGVAAVAGQAGQVTDVLDACERLLAERPEVTLLSTHRQLFSDTD
- the infB gene encoding translation initiation factor IF-2; the protein is MAAPSMGGVSLPRGNGQTVRLPRGASLTDLAERINAEPAALVTALFHLGEMITATQSVNDETLQLLGAEIGWVIQVVSPEDEDRELLETFDLTFGDEEGGAEEDWDIRPPVVTVMGHVDHGKTKLLDALRHANVAAKEAGGITQHIGAYQIVTELEGNERPVTFIDTPGHESFTAMRARGAKVTDIVVLVVAADDGVMPQTVEALNHAQAAEVPIVVAVNKIDKEGANPAKIRQQLTEYGLVAEEYGGDTMFVDVSATTRQGLDDLLSAILLTADASLDLRANIGQDPQGVVIEGKLDKGRGPVATVLVQRGTLRQGDSIVAGDAYGRVRSLLDEHGNKLKEALPARPVQVVGLTSVPRAGDTFLVVEEDRIARQIADRRQARIRNAQNASMRKRISLEDLDAALKETRQLNLIIKGDNSGTVEALEEALMKIEVSDDISLRVIHRGVGGITKSDIDLALADDVIVLGFNVRAEGQATELAAREGVDVRYYTVIYQAIEEIESALKGMLKPEFEEVQLGTAEVREVFRVPKIGNVAGSLVRSGTIVRNSKARLVRDGAVVADNLTVESLRRFKDDATEVREGYECGIGLGSFNDIKIDDVIQTFELREKPRA